The proteins below come from a single Serratia fonticola genomic window:
- a CDS encoding carboxylate/amino acid/amine transporter codes for MLLLVITTILWAFSFSLIGEYLAGNVDSWFSVLMRVGLAALVFLPFLRWRNIKLKVILLYMLVGAFQLGIMYLISFRAFIYLTVSEFLLFTVLTPLYITLIYDLISGRRLRWGYLFSALLAVLGAAIIRYHQLSDHFWWGLLLVQAANISFAIGMVGYKRLMEVHPLPQHTAFSWFYLGAAAVAVVAWFLWGNPNQLPTTNLQWGILVWLGVVASGLGYFMWNYGATQVDAGTLGIMNNMHVPAGLLVNFAVWHQQPHWASFIIGGSVIVASLWVHRRWVAPKGTH; via the coding sequence GTGCTGCTTCTGGTTATTACCACCATTTTATGGGCATTTTCTTTTAGCCTGATCGGCGAATACCTGGCTGGCAATGTCGACAGTTGGTTCTCGGTGCTGATGCGCGTTGGGCTGGCGGCGCTGGTGTTTCTGCCGTTCCTGCGCTGGCGCAATATCAAGCTGAAAGTGATCCTGCTGTATATGCTGGTGGGTGCCTTCCAGCTTGGCATCATGTATCTGATCAGCTTCCGTGCCTTTATCTATCTGACCGTGTCGGAATTCCTGCTGTTTACGGTGCTGACGCCGCTGTATATCACGCTGATTTACGATCTGATCAGCGGCCGCCGTCTGCGTTGGGGCTATCTGTTCAGCGCGTTGCTGGCCGTGCTGGGGGCGGCGATTATCCGCTACCACCAATTGAGCGATCACTTCTGGTGGGGGTTGCTGCTGGTGCAGGCGGCGAATATCAGCTTCGCCATCGGCATGGTGGGTTACAAACGCCTGATGGAAGTGCATCCGTTGCCGCAGCATACGGCATTTTCCTGGTTCTATCTGGGCGCGGCGGCGGTAGCGGTGGTCGCCTGGTTCCTGTGGGGTAATCCGAACCAACTGCCAACCACCAACCTGCAATGGGGTATTTTGGTCTGGCTGGGTGTGGTGGCTTCCGGGCTGGGCTACTTTATGTGGAATTACGGGGCGACACAGGTGGATGCCGGTACGCTGGGCATCATGAACAATATGCATGTGCCCGCGGGCCTGCTGGTTAATTTTGCTGTTTGGCATCAGCAGCCGCACTGGGCCAGCTTTATTATCGGTGGCTCGGTGATTGTCGCTTCGCTATGGGTCCATCGCCGCTGGGTTGCGCCGAAAGGCACCCATTAA
- the metR gene encoding HTH-type transcriptional regulator MetR, whose protein sequence is MIELKHLRTLQALRNTGSLAAAAAQLHQTQSALSHQFSDLEQRLGFKLFVRKSQPLRFTAQGEILLQLAEQVLPQIQQALQACHEPHQTTLRIAIECHSCIQWLTPALDNFRSYFPQVVMDFKSGVTFDPQPALQQGELDLVLTSDILPRSGLHYSPMFDFEVRLILAPDHPLANKPHIEPADLSDEVLMIYPVQRQRLDIWRHFLQPAGVSPALKNVDNTLLLIQMVSARMGIAALPHWVVESFERQGLVVTKTLGDGLWSRLYAATRDGEQRQTVTEAFIRSARQHACDHLPFVRDAARPSANIAGAKSLTSLS, encoded by the coding sequence ATGATCGAACTGAAACACTTACGGACCCTACAGGCTCTGCGTAATACCGGCTCCCTGGCCGCCGCTGCCGCACAGCTTCATCAGACACAGTCTGCCCTTTCGCATCAGTTCAGCGATCTGGAACAGCGTCTGGGCTTTAAGCTGTTTGTTCGTAAAAGCCAGCCGCTGCGCTTTACCGCTCAGGGGGAGATCCTGCTACAGCTGGCAGAGCAGGTATTGCCGCAGATCCAGCAGGCACTGCAGGCCTGCCACGAACCGCATCAAACCACGCTGCGCATCGCCATCGAATGCCACAGCTGTATTCAGTGGCTAACGCCGGCGTTGGACAACTTCCGCTCCTATTTCCCGCAGGTGGTGATGGATTTCAAATCCGGCGTGACGTTCGATCCGCAACCGGCCTTGCAGCAAGGAGAACTGGATCTGGTGCTGACCTCAGACATCCTGCCGCGCAGCGGGCTGCACTACTCGCCGATGTTCGACTTTGAAGTCCGGCTGATCCTGGCCCCCGATCACCCGTTGGCCAATAAGCCGCACATTGAACCGGCAGACCTGAGCGATGAAGTGCTGATGATCTACCCGGTGCAGCGCCAACGGCTGGATATCTGGCGTCATTTCCTGCAACCGGCAGGCGTCAGCCCGGCGCTGAAAAACGTCGATAACACGCTTTTATTGATTCAAATGGTGTCAGCCCGGATGGGGATCGCCGCGTTACCGCACTGGGTGGTGGAGAGTTTTGAACGCCAGGGGCTGGTCGTCACCAAGACGCTTGGGGATGGCCTGTGGAGCCGGTTATATGCCGCCACCCGCGATGGCGAGCAGCGCCAGACTGTCACCGAAGCCTTTATCCGTTCGGCACGTCAGCACGCCTGCGATCACCTGCCGTTTGTGCGTGATGCCGCCAGGCCCAGCGCCAATATTGCAGGGGCCAAATCCTTAACGTCCTTGAGTTAA
- the metE gene encoding 5-methyltetrahydropteroyltriglutamate--homocysteine S-methyltransferase, producing the protein MTILNHTLGFPRVGLRRELKKAQESYWAGNSTQEELLAVGRELRARHWQQQQQAGVDLVPVGDFAWYDHVLTTSLLLGNVPARHQNKDGSIDLDTLFRIGRGRAPTGEPAAAAEMTKWFNTNYHYMVPEFTKGQQFKLGWTQLLDEVDEALALGHKIKPVLLGPVTYLWLGKVKGEQFDRLSLLNDILPVYQQVLAELAKRGIEWVQIDEPALVLELPKAWLEAFKPAYTALQGQVKLLLTTYFDSIGHNLDTIRELPVQGLHVDLVAGKDDAAVLNNALPKEWVLSLGVINGRNVWRADVSSWFERLQPLVGSRPLWIGTSCSLLHSPIDLSVESRLDEEVKSWFAFALQKCAELALLSSALNAPGADKQAKLDAYSAPIRARRQSSRVHNAQVEQRLAAITAKDSERQRPYEQRAQAQRDRFNLPAWPTTTIGSFPQTTEIRGLRLDFKQGRLDGSNYRTSIGEHIKQAIAEQERLGLDVLVHGEAERNDMVEYFGENLDGFVFTQNGWVQSYGSRCVKPPVIIGDISRPEAITVEWAKFAQSLTDKPVKGMLTGPVTILCWSFPREDVTREVIAKQIALALRDEVEDLEKAGIGIIQIDEPALREGLPLRQSDWAAYLDWAVDAFKLNAAVAQDDTQIHTHMCYCEFNDIMDSIAALDADVITIETSRSDMDLLEAFKEFDYPNEIGPGVYDIHSPNVPSVEWIEALLRKAAQNIPAERLWVNPDCGLKTRGWPETRQSLANMVLAAQRLRDQVV; encoded by the coding sequence ATGACAATTCTAAATCACACACTGGGTTTTCCACGCGTTGGTCTGCGTCGTGAACTGAAAAAAGCGCAGGAAAGTTACTGGGCAGGTAATTCAACACAGGAAGAGCTGTTGGCGGTTGGCCGCGAGCTGCGCGCTCGCCACTGGCAACAACAACAGCAGGCCGGGGTGGATTTGGTGCCGGTTGGCGATTTCGCCTGGTACGATCACGTGCTGACCACCAGCCTGCTGCTGGGCAACGTCCCGGCGCGTCACCAAAATAAAGATGGCTCGATCGATCTCGATACCCTGTTCCGTATTGGCCGTGGCCGCGCACCGACCGGTGAACCTGCGGCGGCGGCGGAAATGACCAAATGGTTTAACACCAACTATCACTACATGGTGCCTGAGTTTACTAAAGGCCAGCAGTTCAAACTGGGCTGGACCCAACTGCTGGATGAAGTTGACGAAGCGTTGGCGCTGGGCCACAAAATCAAGCCGGTGCTGTTGGGCCCGGTAACCTATCTGTGGCTGGGCAAGGTGAAGGGTGAGCAGTTCGACCGCCTGTCGCTGCTGAACGATATCCTGCCGGTCTACCAGCAAGTGCTGGCGGAGCTGGCCAAACGCGGCATCGAGTGGGTACAGATCGACGAACCTGCGCTGGTGCTGGAACTGCCTAAGGCCTGGTTGGAGGCCTTTAAACCGGCTTATACCGCGCTGCAAGGCCAGGTCAAACTGCTGTTGACCACCTATTTCGACAGCATTGGCCATAACCTCGACACCATCCGTGAACTGCCGGTACAGGGTCTACATGTGGATCTGGTCGCAGGCAAAGATGATGCCGCTGTCCTGAACAACGCATTGCCGAAAGAGTGGGTGCTGTCGCTGGGGGTGATCAATGGCCGTAACGTCTGGCGTGCCGATGTGAGCAGCTGGTTTGAACGCTTGCAACCGCTGGTAGGGAGCCGCCCACTGTGGATTGGCACCTCGTGCTCGCTGCTGCACAGCCCGATCGATCTGAGCGTGGAAAGCCGCCTGGACGAAGAAGTGAAAAGCTGGTTCGCCTTTGCACTGCAAAAATGTGCCGAGCTGGCGTTGTTGAGCTCAGCTCTGAATGCGCCAGGGGCAGATAAACAAGCCAAACTTGATGCCTACAGCGCACCAATCCGCGCCCGTCGCCAATCCAGCCGTGTGCATAATGCGCAGGTTGAGCAACGCCTGGCGGCCATCACTGCCAAAGACAGCGAACGTCAGCGCCCTTATGAACAACGTGCCCAGGCTCAGCGCGATCGCTTCAACCTGCCTGCCTGGCCAACGACCACCATCGGATCCTTCCCGCAGACCACCGAAATTCGCGGCCTGCGCCTGGACTTCAAGCAGGGCCGCCTGGATGGGAGCAACTACCGCACCAGCATCGGCGAACATATCAAGCAGGCCATCGCTGAGCAGGAACGCCTGGGGCTGGACGTGCTGGTGCACGGCGAAGCCGAGCGCAACGACATGGTGGAATACTTCGGCGAAAACCTGGACGGCTTCGTGTTCACCCAAAACGGTTGGGTACAGAGCTACGGTTCCCGCTGCGTGAAACCACCGGTGATTATTGGCGATATCAGCCGCCCGGAAGCCATCACCGTAGAGTGGGCCAAATTTGCCCAGTCGCTGACCGACAAGCCGGTAAAAGGCATGTTGACCGGCCCGGTGACCATTCTTTGCTGGTCCTTCCCACGTGAAGATGTGACCCGTGAAGTGATCGCCAAGCAGATTGCGTTGGCACTGCGTGACGAAGTGGAAGACTTGGAGAAGGCCGGTATCGGTATCATCCAGATCGACGAGCCTGCACTGCGCGAAGGCCTGCCGCTGCGCCAGTCCGATTGGGCTGCGTACCTCGACTGGGCGGTGGATGCCTTCAAACTGAACGCCGCCGTGGCGCAGGACGATACCCAGATCCACACCCACATGTGTTATTGCGAGTTCAACGACATCATGGATTCTATCGCGGCGCTGGATGCTGACGTGATCACCATCGAAACCTCACGTTCCGATATGGATCTGCTGGAAGCGTTCAAAGAGTTCGACTATCCAAACGAAATTGGGCCGGGCGTTTACGACATCCACTCGCCGAACGTGCCAAGCGTAGAATGGATCGAAGCGCTGCTGCGTAAAGCGGCACAGAATATCCCGGCAGAACGCCTGTGGGTGAACCCGGACTGCGGCCTGAAAACCCGTGGCTGGCCAGAAACCCGCCAATCGTTGGCCAACATGGTGTTAGCGGCTCAGCGCCTGCGCGACCAGGTTGTCTGA
- a CDS encoding AraC family transcriptional regulator: MKHPLVAVLAPLLDDGQGIRQVYFAGNQHPAPELAYQVGFPRLELVVDGEQEMEWEGSQGTRQQQILLPGDVLFVPAQGWNSPHWQQPTTTLSLLFGKQQLGYSLLGWDGENTLPLGKDNVARRGPRVGSFMLQALNELSWHQSDQPTARFLVKGLLSHALDLFGTSVRTASRSQALFDAVRGHLEEHYREPLTRESVAQAFYISPNYLSHLFQKAGGVGFNEYLNHVRLEQAKHLLKRYDMKVKEVAHACGFVDSNYFCRLFRKNTERSPSEYRGQYHSELCPSPQPSPTGRGS; the protein is encoded by the coding sequence ATGAAACACCCGCTGGTGGCCGTGTTGGCTCCGCTGCTCGATGATGGGCAGGGGATCCGGCAGGTTTATTTTGCCGGTAACCAACATCCGGCACCGGAGCTGGCTTATCAGGTAGGTTTTCCACGCCTTGAACTGGTGGTAGACGGGGAACAGGAAATGGAGTGGGAAGGCAGCCAGGGAACGCGGCAACAACAAATTTTGCTGCCGGGGGATGTGCTGTTTGTTCCGGCGCAAGGCTGGAACAGCCCGCACTGGCAGCAACCGACGACCACGCTCAGCCTGTTGTTTGGCAAGCAGCAACTGGGCTATAGCCTGCTGGGTTGGGACGGGGAAAACACGCTGCCGCTGGGTAAGGATAACGTGGCGCGCCGTGGCCCGCGCGTGGGGTCATTCATGTTGCAGGCGCTTAACGAACTCTCCTGGCATCAGAGCGATCAGCCTACCGCACGTTTCCTGGTAAAGGGCTTGCTGAGCCATGCGCTCGATCTGTTTGGCACCTCGGTGAGAACCGCCTCGCGCAGCCAAGCGTTGTTTGATGCGGTGCGGGGCCACCTGGAGGAGCATTATCGCGAACCGCTCACCCGTGAGTCGGTGGCCCAGGCGTTTTATATCTCGCCCAACTACCTTTCTCATCTGTTCCAGAAGGCCGGTGGGGTTGGGTTTAACGAATATCTCAATCACGTGCGGCTGGAGCAGGCGAAGCACCTGCTCAAACGCTATGACATGAAGGTGAAAGAGGTGGCGCACGCCTGCGGATTTGTCGACAGTAACTATTTCTGCCGCCTGTTTCGCAAGAACACCGAGCGTTCCCCGTCGGAGTATCGCGGCCAATACCACAGTGAGCTGTGCCCCTCACCCCAACCCTCTCCCACAGGGAGAGGGAGCTGA
- a CDS encoding PTS fructose-like transporter subunit IIB, translating into MTIKLVAVTACISGVAHTYMAAERLEKLCAQEKWPVKVETQGALGIENSLTADDLAQADVVLLISDILLAESERFEHHRCVQIGINTFLRTPEKALSAVRKAAASPQETHIRVV; encoded by the coding sequence ATGACGATAAAACTCGTAGCGGTAACGGCCTGTATCAGCGGGGTCGCCCATACCTACATGGCTGCCGAGCGGCTGGAAAAACTGTGCGCGCAAGAGAAATGGCCGGTCAAAGTAGAAACCCAGGGTGCTCTGGGGATTGAAAACTCGCTGACGGCGGACGATCTGGCGCAAGCCGACGTGGTGCTGTTGATCAGCGACATCCTGCTGGCGGAAAGCGAGCGTTTTGAGCACCACCGCTGCGTGCAGATCGGCATAAACACCTTTCTGCGTACGCCGGAGAAGGCGCTCAGTGCGGTACGCAAGGCCGCCGCATCACCCCAGGAAACGCATATCCGCGTGGTTTAA
- a CDS encoding [formate-C-acetyltransferase]-activating enzyme: MTSSAVQRINCNLITPGFSRATPAEPMARIFNIQRYSLNDGHGIRTVVFFKGCPHSCPWCANPESMSGKIHRVRREAKCLRCQPCLNDAQECPSGAMELIGQNITLEALLLQILKDEVFYRTSGGGVTLSGGEVLMQAEFATQLLQRLRALGINTAVETAGDASQAQVLALAEHCDQILFDLKIMDADSAKHQLNINQPRVLANFTALVQRGVNLTPRLPLIPGYTLSTENMAQVLAFLAPFGLQEIHLLPFHQYGEAKYTLLGREYAMRGVAPPTEQQIAPLQAMAQQAGYRVIIGG; the protein is encoded by the coding sequence ATGACATCATCCGCCGTACAGCGCATCAACTGTAACCTGATCACGCCCGGGTTTTCCCGGGCGACACCCGCGGAGCCAATGGCCCGGATCTTCAATATTCAGCGTTATTCGCTGAACGACGGCCACGGCATCCGCACTGTGGTGTTTTTCAAAGGCTGCCCACATAGCTGCCCTTGGTGTGCCAACCCGGAGTCGATGTCCGGCAAAATCCATCGCGTACGCCGTGAGGCCAAATGCCTGCGCTGCCAGCCCTGCCTGAACGACGCACAGGAATGCCCAAGCGGAGCGATGGAACTGATCGGGCAAAACATCACGCTGGAGGCGCTGCTGCTGCAAATCCTGAAAGATGAGGTGTTTTATCGCACCTCCGGCGGCGGGGTAACGCTTTCCGGGGGCGAAGTGCTGATGCAGGCCGAGTTTGCCACCCAGCTGTTGCAGCGCTTGCGGGCGTTGGGCATCAATACCGCCGTCGAAACGGCCGGAGATGCCTCACAGGCCCAAGTGCTGGCCCTGGCAGAACACTGCGATCAGATCCTGTTCGATCTGAAAATCATGGATGCCGATTCCGCCAAACATCAGTTGAACATCAACCAGCCACGGGTACTGGCAAACTTTACTGCGCTGGTGCAGCGCGGAGTTAACCTGACCCCGCGTCTGCCGTTAATACCCGGCTACACTTTGAGCACGGAGAACATGGCACAGGTGCTGGCATTCCTGGCACCTTTTGGGCTACAAGAGATCCACCTGTTGCCTTTTCATCAGTATGGCGAGGCGAAATATACCCTGCTGGGGCGCGAATATGCCATGCGCGGGGTAGCGCCCCCAACAGAGCAGCAGATCGCTCCCTTGCAGGCGATGGCGCAACAGGCAGGTTACCGGGTGATCATTGGCGGTTGA
- a CDS encoding formate C-acetyltransferase has translation MLSRVERLKAALFSAPREISLERALLYTASHRQTEGEPTIIRRAKATAYILDHVAITLREDELIAGNRTVKPRAGIVSPEMDPYWLLKELDAFPTRPQDRFAISEADKQVYREQLYPYWEKRSMKDFINGQMSEEVKTATQTQIFSVNQTDKGQGHIIIDYPRLLNNGLDNLLTELQSHAEQQPDNAFYAAALLLLQASQRHILRYESLARQMAEQCSDETRRAELLRIAEISSHNAHHKPQDFYQACQLFWYMNIILQYESNASSLSLGRFDQYMLPFYQASLNQGQDPAFLKELLESLWVKCNDIVLLRSTSSARYFAGFPTGYTILLGGLTETGRSAVNVLSFLCLDAYQNIRLPQPNLGVRVNEFIDRPFLLKTAETIRLGTGIPQIFNDEVVVPAFLNRGVSLEDARDYAVVGCVELSIPGRTYGLHDIAMFNLLKVMELTLLDNEGNASLTYPQLLDHIREKIRHYVRLMAEGSNICDIGHRDWAPVPLLSSFIDDCLQHGKDITEGGARYNFSGVQGIGIANLSDSLFALKGLVFDQQRLSFDELLATLKANFATPEGEKIRARLINRFDKYGNDIDEVDLISADLLRFYCKEVEQYRNPRGGQFTPGSYTVSAHVPLGAVVGATPDGRYAGEQLADGGLSPMLGQDGQGPTAVLKSVSKLDNYLLSNGTLLNVKFTPSTLEGQQGLNKLADFLGAFTKLKLQHVQFNVVNAETLKEAQARPQDFAGLVVRVAGYSAFFVELSKEIQDDIIRRTAHQL, from the coding sequence ATGCTCTCCCGGGTCGAACGTCTAAAAGCCGCCTTGTTCTCCGCCCCGCGCGAAATTTCACTCGAACGCGCACTACTCTATACCGCCAGCCACCGGCAGACCGAGGGAGAACCGACCATCATCCGCCGTGCCAAGGCAACCGCCTATATTCTCGATCACGTAGCGATCACCCTGCGGGAAGATGAGCTGATTGCCGGTAACCGTACGGTGAAGCCGCGTGCCGGGATCGTGTCGCCAGAGATGGACCCTTACTGGCTGTTGAAAGAGCTGGATGCTTTCCCTACTCGTCCACAGGATCGCTTTGCCATTTCCGAAGCGGACAAACAGGTGTACCGCGAACAGCTTTACCCCTACTGGGAAAAACGTTCGATGAAGGATTTCATCAACGGCCAGATGTCAGAGGAGGTTAAAACCGCCACCCAGACCCAGATTTTCAGCGTCAACCAGACGGACAAGGGCCAGGGGCATATCATCATCGATTACCCGCGCCTGCTGAATAACGGCCTGGATAATCTGCTAACCGAACTGCAAAGCCATGCCGAGCAGCAGCCAGACAACGCGTTCTACGCCGCAGCATTGTTGCTGTTACAAGCCTCACAGCGCCATATTCTGCGTTATGAATCCCTGGCACGCCAAATGGCGGAGCAATGCAGCGATGAGACTCGCCGCGCCGAGCTGCTGCGCATCGCAGAGATCTCAAGCCACAACGCCCACCACAAGCCGCAGGATTTCTACCAGGCGTGCCAGCTGTTCTGGTATATGAACATCATTTTGCAGTATGAATCCAACGCCAGCTCGCTGTCGCTGGGCCGTTTCGATCAGTACATGCTGCCGTTTTATCAAGCCTCCCTCAATCAGGGGCAGGATCCGGCGTTCCTCAAGGAGCTGCTGGAAAGCCTGTGGGTGAAATGCAACGACATCGTGCTGCTGCGCTCTACTTCCAGCGCCCGCTATTTTGCGGGTTTCCCTACCGGCTACACCATCTTGCTGGGCGGCCTGACGGAAACCGGCCGCAGCGCGGTCAACGTGCTGTCGTTCCTGTGCCTGGATGCCTACCAGAATATCCGCCTGCCACAGCCGAACCTCGGCGTGCGGGTCAATGAGTTTATCGATCGGCCATTCCTGCTGAAAACCGCCGAAACCATCCGCCTCGGCACCGGTATTCCGCAAATCTTTAACGATGAAGTAGTAGTGCCAGCATTCCTGAACCGTGGCGTCTCACTGGAAGATGCACGTGATTATGCCGTGGTGGGCTGTGTTGAACTGTCGATCCCTGGGCGCACCTACGGCCTGCACGACATTGCCATGTTCAACTTGCTGAAAGTGATGGAGCTGACGCTGCTGGATAACGAAGGCAACGCCAGCCTCACCTATCCGCAGTTGCTGGATCACATTCGTGAAAAAATTCGCCATTACGTCCGGCTGATGGCCGAAGGCAGCAACATCTGCGATATCGGCCACCGTGACTGGGCACCGGTGCCGCTGCTATCTTCCTTTATCGATGACTGCCTGCAACACGGCAAAGACATCACCGAAGGCGGCGCACGCTACAACTTCTCCGGGGTACAAGGCATCGGCATTGCCAACCTGAGCGATTCGCTGTTTGCCCTGAAAGGCCTGGTGTTCGATCAACAGCGCCTGAGCTTTGATGAGCTGCTGGCCACGCTGAAGGCCAACTTCGCCACACCGGAAGGGGAAAAGATCCGCGCACGGTTAATCAACCGCTTCGATAAATACGGCAATGATATCGACGAAGTTGACCTGATCAGCGCCGATCTGCTGCGCTTTTACTGCAAAGAGGTGGAACAGTACCGTAACCCGCGCGGCGGCCAATTTACCCCAGGCTCTTATACCGTTTCTGCCCACGTGCCATTGGGTGCGGTGGTGGGAGCCACGCCAGACGGGCGCTATGCGGGGGAACAGCTGGCGGACGGCGGGCTTTCGCCGATGCTCGGCCAGGATGGCCAGGGGCCGACGGCAGTGCTGAAATCGGTGAGCAAGCTGGATAACTACCTGCTCTCCAACGGTACGCTGCTAAACGTGAAGTTCACCCCAAGCACGCTGGAAGGTCAGCAGGGGCTGAACAAGCTGGCTGATTTCCTCGGGGCCTTTACCAAGCTCAAGCTACAGCACGTGCAGTTCAACGTGGTGAATGCCGAAACGCTGAAGGAAGCGCAGGCCAGGCCACAGGACTTCGCCGGGCTGGTGGTGCGTGTTGCAGGCTATAGCGCATTCTTCGTGGAGCTGTCGAAGGAGATCCAGGATGACATCATCCGCCGTACAGCGCATCAACTGTAA
- a CDS encoding PTS fructose-like transporter subunit IIB, whose translation MTMIIAVTACPSGVAHTYMAAEAIERSAKAQGWQCKVETQGSIGLENELTAEDVAAADVVILTKDIGIKFEERFKGKTVVRVAISDAVKRADAIMEKIAAHLAQKA comes from the coding sequence ATGACTATGATTATCGCTGTAACCGCTTGCCCATCTGGCGTTGCCCATACCTACATGGCTGCCGAAGCCATCGAACGTTCCGCCAAAGCCCAAGGCTGGCAGTGCAAGGTGGAAACCCAGGGCTCCATCGGCCTGGAAAACGAACTGACGGCCGAAGACGTGGCCGCCGCCGACGTGGTGATCCTGACCAAGGATATCGGCATCAAGTTTGAAGAACGCTTTAAAGGGAAAACCGTGGTACGCGTGGCCATCAGCGACGCGGTAAAACGCGCCGATGCCATCATGGAGAAAATTGCCGCCCACTTAGCGCAAAAGGCCTAA
- a CDS encoding PTS fructose transporter subunit EIIC: protein MKELLNILRNTRQHLMTGVSHMIPFVVAGGILLAISVMLYGKGAVPDAVTDPNLKKLFDIGVAGLTLMVPFLAAYIGYSISDRSALAPSAIGAWVGASFGAGFFGAIIAGLLGGIIVFYLKKIPVPKILRSVMPIFVIPIIGTLLTAGIMMWGLGEPVGALTNGLTHWLQGMQQGSIVVLAIIMGLMLAFDMGGPVNKVAYAFMLICVAQGVYSVVAIAAVAIATPPLGLGFATLIGRKYYTLEEREAGKAALLMGCVGVTEGAIPFAAADPLRVIPSIMIGSACAAVTAALVGAQCYAGWGGLIVLPVVEGKLGYVAALLVGMVVTALLVNLLKSFAAKKQATKVAQDDLDLDFEIN, encoded by the coding sequence ATGAAAGAGCTACTCAATATTCTAAGAAACACACGCCAGCACTTGATGACCGGCGTCTCCCATATGATCCCGTTTGTGGTCGCCGGCGGCATTTTGCTGGCCATCTCCGTGATGCTGTATGGCAAAGGGGCGGTACCCGACGCGGTGACGGACCCTAACTTGAAAAAACTGTTCGATATCGGCGTGGCCGGATTGACGTTGATGGTGCCTTTCCTGGCGGCCTATATCGGCTACTCCATCTCGGATCGCTCCGCGCTGGCTCCTTCTGCGATTGGGGCCTGGGTGGGCGCATCCTTCGGGGCTGGTTTCTTCGGGGCGATCATCGCTGGCCTGCTGGGCGGCATTATTGTGTTCTATCTCAAGAAGATCCCGGTACCGAAGATCCTGCGCTCGGTGATGCCGATCTTCGTGATCCCAATCATCGGCACCCTGCTTACCGCAGGCATCATGATGTGGGGCCTGGGTGAACCGGTTGGCGCGCTGACCAACGGCCTGACCCACTGGCTGCAAGGTATGCAGCAGGGCAGCATCGTAGTGCTGGCCATCATCATGGGCCTGATGTTGGCGTTTGACATGGGCGGCCCGGTTAACAAGGTGGCCTACGCCTTTATGCTGATCTGCGTCGCTCAGGGCGTGTACTCGGTGGTCGCCATCGCGGCCGTTGCCATCGCCACCCCGCCGCTTGGCCTGGGATTCGCCACGCTGATTGGCCGTAAATACTACACCCTGGAAGAGCGCGAAGCGGGTAAAGCCGCGCTGCTGATGGGCTGCGTCGGCGTTACCGAAGGGGCTATCCCGTTCGCCGCTGCCGATCCACTGCGTGTTATCCCCTCCATCATGATTGGTTCTGCCTGCGCCGCCGTGACCGCCGCATTGGTGGGTGCACAGTGCTACGCCGGTTGGGGTGGACTGATTGTGCTGCCGGTAGTTGAAGGCAAGCTGGGCTACGTTGCTGCGCTACTGGTGGGCATGGTGGTCACCGCCCTGTTGGTTAACCTGCTGAAAAGCTTTGCCGCCAAGAAACAGGCTACTAAAGTCGCCCAGGATGATCTGGACTTGGATTTCGAAATTAACTGA